A region of the Zhihengliuella halotolerans genome:
AGGATCAGATCGGCGTCGGCAACTTCTTCGAGGGTCGACCTGAACGCCTCGACCAGCTGGGTGGGCAGCGAGCGCACAAAGCCGACCGTGTCAGCGATCGTGAACCCGACGCCATCCGGCGTCTCCGCCTTGCGAATCGTCGGGTCCAGAGTCGCAAACAATGCGTTCTCGACGAGCACACCGGCGTTCGTCAGGCGGTTCAACAACGACGACTTGCCCGCGTTCGTATAGCCCGCGATAGCGACGGACGGGACGGTGTTGCGCTTGCGGTTTGCGCGCTTCGCCTCACGCGCTGGTTTCATGGCCGCAATCTCGCGCCGCAGCTTCGACATCCGACTGCGAATGCGACGGCGGTCGAGCTCGATCTTCGTCTCGCCCGGTCCGCGCGAACCGATGCCGCCGCCGGCGGCGCCAACGCGTCCACCGGCCTGACGCGACAGGGACTCACCCCAGCCACGCAGGCGCGGCATCAGGTATTCGAGCTGAGCCAGTTCGACCTGCGCCTTTCCCTCGCGACTCTTGGCATGCTGGGCGAAGATGTCGAGGATCAGCGCCGTGCGGTCGATGACCTTGACCTTGACGATGTCCTCCAGCGCGCGTCGCTGCGACGGGGCCAATTCGGAGTCCACAACGACCGTGTCCGCGCCGGTTGCTGCGACGATGTCGCGCAGCTCTTCCGCCTTGCCGGAGCCCAGAAACGTGCCGGGGTCCGGCTTGAGCCGGCGCTGGATCAGTCCGTCGAGAACCTCGGAACCGGCGGTCTCGGCCAGGGCGGCCAACTCGCGCAGCGAGTTCTCCGCGTCCTCGGCCGTGCCATCACTCCAGATTCCGGCGAGAACGACGCGTTCGAGCCGCAGCTGGCGGTACTCGACCTCGGTGACGTCCTCGAGCTCCGTCGACAGGCCGGAGACCCGTCGCAGCGCTCTACGGTCGGCGAGGTCCTGCTGCTCGCCGTCGTAGGTGCCGTGCTCGATCCCGTCGGAGAGTTCCCGGGCCCGGCCCGTGATGGGCCGTTCGGAATCCGCCGCGGGCGACGTACCGCCCGCCGCCTCCGCTGCGAGGATCCGTTCGATCACGGACTGGATCTCGGCGTCGGCCGCCTGCGCTGCCGGCGTCGTCGCCTCGTCGCGAGAAGAATCGTCACCGGGGTGGTTTTTATGGTGCTGGGTCATAGTTCCTTTGCAAAGACTGGTACCTCAAGGATAGTCGCCCGCGCCCCTCTTTTGGGATGGCAGCGCGCGGCCGCGTTCCGCTCGGCGCGATCAGGCGGCTATGGATGGCGAGAACCTGAGGTGGGATGACTCGACGACGTGACGTCGTCAGGGCTGTGGCTACTGCGGTTCGGCGGACGCGACGGGCCGCAACACGGGCAGGAGCGTGCTGGGGGCGCCGTTTCAGCGCGCGATGCCGCGGGCGCAGTCAGAGAATGATCAGAGTCATAGGGAAAACTCTATCACTTTCGTGATTCGCGCGGTTCGCGGCCAGCGCTTAAGGTTCTTCCATGGGTTCAGAGCATTACTTCAGCGCGCAGCCGGCAACTCCGGAACAGCGCAGGACCATCACGGTCGAGCTCGCGGGCTCCGAGCGCCGAGTCGAAACAGCCGGAGGGATCTTCAGCCCCGAC
Encoded here:
- the hflX gene encoding GTPase HflX, translating into MTQHHKNHPGDDSSRDEATTPAAQAADAEIQSVIERILAAEAAGGTSPAADSERPITGRARELSDGIEHGTYDGEQQDLADRRALRRVSGLSTELEDVTEVEYRQLRLERVVLAGIWSDGTAEDAENSLRELAALAETAGSEVLDGLIQRRLKPDPGTFLGSGKAEELRDIVAATGADTVVVDSELAPSQRRALEDIVKVKVIDRTALILDIFAQHAKSREGKAQVELAQLEYLMPRLRGWGESLSRQAGGRVGAAGGGIGSRGPGETKIELDRRRIRSRMSKLRREIAAMKPAREAKRANRKRNTVPSVAIAGYTNAGKSSLLNRLTNAGVLVENALFATLDPTIRKAETPDGVGFTIADTVGFVRSLPTQLVEAFRSTLEEVADADLILHVVDVSHPDPEGQIRAVREVLRDVDATEIPEIIVLNKADAADPFVIERLRQREPRTAVVSARTGDGIAELVDLVSAAIPRPDVLMDILVPYQRGDVVSRLHGNDAEILATEHVANGTRMRVKVRESLSPELEEFRVEGDDETPQDA